The following coding sequences are from one Bombus terrestris chromosome 14, iyBomTerr1.2, whole genome shotgun sequence window:
- the LOC100642300 gene encoding guanine nucleotide-binding protein G(I)/G(S)/G(T) subunit beta-1: MSEVETLRQEADKLKNAIRDARKAACDTTLVQATSGMEPIGRIQMRTRRTLRGHLAKIYAMHWGSDSRNLVSASQDGKLIVWDSYTTNKVHAIPLRSSWVMTCAYAPSGSFVACGGLDNICSIYSLKTREGNVRVSRELPGHTGYLSCCRFYDDSQIVTSSGDMTCALWDIETGQQCTSFIGHTGDVMSLSLAPDTRTFVSGACDASAKLWDIREGSCKQTFPGHESDINAVTFFPNGYAFATGSDDATCRLFDIRADQELAMYSHDNIICGITSVAFSKSGRLLLAGYDDFNCNVWDSMKAERAGILAGHDNRVSCLGVTEDGMAVGTGSWDSFLRIWN; encoded by the exons ATGAGTGAAGTTGAAACCCTTCGTCAGGAGGCTGACAAGTTGAAAAATGCCATTCGA GATGCTAGGAAAGCAGCATGCGATACGACGTTGGTTCAGGCCACGTCGGGCATGGAGCCTATCGGCCGAATACAGATGCGCACAAGACGCACACTTCGCGGTCACTTAGCCAAGATTTATGCGATGCACTGGGGAAGTGATTCGAG AAATTTAGTATCAGCGTCGCAGGATGGAAAACTAATCGTGTGGGATAGCTACACCACGAACAAAGTTCACGCGATCCCTTTACGCTCTTCGTGGGTAATGACCTGCGCGTACGCACCATCAGGTAGTTTCGTGGCCTGCGGTGGGCTGGATAACATTTGTTCCATCTATAGTCTTAAAACTAGAGAAGGCAATGTAAGAGTTAGCAGAGAACTCCCAGGTCACACTGGGTATTTGTCCTGTTGTCGATTTTATGACGACAGTCAAATTGTCACTAGTTCTGGTGATATGACTTG TGCCCTGTGGGACATAGAAACTGGTCAACAGTGTACCTCCTTTATTGGTCACACGGGCGATGTAATGTCCTTATCCTTGGCTCCAGACACGCGCACATTCGTATCTGGTGCGTGTGATGCCAGTGCAAAATTGTGGGACATTCGTGAAGGATCTTGTAAGCAAACTTTCCCGGGTCATGAGAGCGACATAAATGCTGTTACG tTCTTCCCGAATGGATACGCCTTCGCGACGGGTTCTGATGACGCCACGTGCAGACTTTTTGACATTAGGGCAGATCAAGAACTGGCGATGTATAGTCACGACAATATTATCTGTGGTATCACCAGTGTAGCGTTCAGCAAGAGCGGTAGATTATTACTGGCCGGTTACGACGATTTCAACTGCAATGTTTGGGATTCTATGAAAGCGGAACGAGCTG gaATTCTCGCGGGTCATGATAATCGCGTCTCTTGCCTTGGTGTTACGGAAGATGGTATGGCCGTCGGGACGGGTTCATGGGACTCGTTTTTGCGTATTTGGAACTAA